A stretch of the Ictidomys tridecemlineatus isolate mIctTri1 chromosome 5, mIctTri1.hap1, whole genome shotgun sequence genome encodes the following:
- the Zscan2 gene encoding zinc finger and SCAN domain-containing protein 2 isoform X2, with amino-acid sequence MFLEMPEGEGGQQSDGESDFERDCGSGRPQGKDSRQMPSQGKEVGQLIGLQGTYLGEKPYECPECGKTFSRKSHLITHVRTHTGEKHYKCDECGKSFSDGSNFSRHQTTHTGEKPYKCRDCGKSFSRSANLITHQRIHTGEKPFQCAECGKSFSRSPNLIAHQRTHTGEKPYSCPECGKSFGNRSSLNTHQGIHTGEKPYECKECGESFSYNSNLIRHQRIHTGEKPYKCTDCGQRFSQSSALITHRRTHTGEKPYQCSECGKSFSRSSNLATHRRTHMVEKPYKCGVCGKSFSQSSSLIAHQGMHTGEKPYECLTCGESFSWSSNLIKHQRIHTGEKPYKCGECGKCFSQRSQLVVHQRTHTGEKPYKCLMCGKSFSRGSILVMHQRAHLGDKPYRCPECGKGFSWNSVLIIHQRIHTGEKPYKCPECGKGFSNSSNFITHQRTHMKEKLY; translated from the coding sequence ATGTTCTTGGAAATGCCCGAAGGGGAAGGTGGTCAGCAGTCTGATGGGGAGAGTGACTTTGAGAGAGACTGTGGCTCCGGGAGGCCTCAGGGTAAGGACAGCAGGCAGATGCCATCCCAGGGCAAGGAAGTTGGCCAGCTCATTGGCCTTCAAGGCACCTACCTGggtgagaagccctatgaatgccCTGAGTGTGGGAAAACCTTCAGCCGGAAATCTCATCTAATTACCCATGTAAGGACCCACACAGGAGAAAAACACTATAAATGTGACGAATGTGGAAAGAGCTTTAGTGACGGCTCAAACTTTAGCCGACACCAAacaactcacactggagagaaaccctacaaatgcaGGGATTGCGGGAAGAGCTTTAGCCGGAGTGCAAATCTCATAACCCACCAGAGgatccacacaggagagaaaccctTTCAGTGTGCcgagtgtggcaagagtttcagcaGGAGCCCCAATCTTATTGCCCACCAGCgcactcacactggagagaagccgtaCTCTTGCCCCGAGTGCGGAAAGAGCTTTGGCAACCGGTCCAGCCTCAACACGCATCAGggaatccatactggagaaaaaccctATGAGTGTAAAGAGTGTGGTGAAAGCTTCAGTTACAATTCCAACCTGATCAgacaccagagaatccacacaggagagaaaccatacaaatgcaCCGACTGCGGCCAGAGGTTTAGCCAGAGCTCGGCTCTCATTAcgcacaggagaactcacaccgGAGAAAAACCCTATCAGTGCAGCGAGTGCGGCAAAAGCTTTAGCCGCAGCTCCAATCTGGCCACACACCGGAGAACCCATATGGTGGAGAAGCCCTATAAGTGTGGAGTGTGTGGGAAGAGCTTCAGCCAGAGCTCAAGTCTGATCGCGCACCAGGGCATGCACACGGGGGAGAAACCCTACGAATGTCTGACCTGCGGTGAGAGCTTCAGCTGGAGCTCCAACCTCATCAAACACCAGAGGATCCACacgggagagaagccctataaatgtggCGAGTGTGGGAAGTGCTTCAGCCAGCGCTCGCAACTGGTGGTGCACCAGCGGACCCACACCggggagaagccctataaatgccTCATGTGTGGCAAGAGCTTCAGCCGGGGCTCCATCCTGGTTATGCACCAGAGAGCCCATTTGGGAGACAAGCCCTACAGGTGTCCTGAGTGTGGGAAAGGTTTTAGCTGGAATTCGGTTCTCATCATACACCAGCGAATCCATACAggggagaagccctataaatgccCTGAGTGTGGCAAAGGCTTCAGCAATAGCTCCAATTTTATTACACACCAGAGAACTCACATGAAAGAGAAACTTTATTGA